A stretch of the Petroclostridium xylanilyticum genome encodes the following:
- a CDS encoding type I restriction-modification system subunit M translates to MDNKKEQERAELHRTIWNIANELRGSVDGWDFKQYVLGMLFYRYISENITAYINAGEHEAGNTDFDYAKLSDSEAELAREDLVKTKGFFILPSELFENVRARAKDDENLNETLECVFSNIEASAQGTDSEDNLKGLFDDIDVNSNKLGSTVAKRNEKLVKIMNAVAEMKLGDYKDNTIDAFGDAYEFLMGMYASNAGKSGGEYFTPQEVSELLTRLALVGKTEVNKVYDPACGSGSLLLKSAKILGKENVRLGFFGQEINITTYNLCRINMFLHDIDYDKFDIALGDTLTDPQHWDEEPFEVIVSNPPYSIKWKGDSDPILINDPRFSPAGVLAPKSKADLAFIMHSLSWLATNGTAAIVCFPGVMYRGGAEQKIRQYLIDNNYIDCIIQLPDNLFYGTSIATCIMILKKSKNDNSTLFIDASKEFVKVTNNNKLTQENIDHILKAYIERKKDIPHFSRLVPNSKIAEQDYNLSVSTYVEQDDTREKIDIAALNAEIEQIVERQQKLREEIDKIIAEIGVRE, encoded by the coding sequence ATGGATAATAAAAAAGAACAGGAGCGCGCGGAACTGCATCGCACGATATGGAATATTGCCAATGAATTAAGAGGCAGTGTGGACGGATGGGACTTCAAGCAATACGTGCTCGGAATGCTTTTTTATCGCTACATATCAGAGAATATAACAGCCTATATTAACGCCGGGGAGCACGAAGCGGGAAATACTGACTTTGACTATGCGAAACTCTCCGACAGCGAAGCAGAACTGGCCCGGGAGGATTTGGTAAAGACAAAAGGCTTCTTTATTCTGCCAAGTGAACTTTTTGAGAATGTCCGCGCACGTGCCAAGGATGATGAAAATTTAAACGAAACATTGGAATGCGTCTTCAGCAATATTGAAGCATCGGCTCAAGGGACGGACAGCGAGGATAATTTAAAGGGTCTGTTTGACGATATAGACGTCAATAGCAACAAGCTCGGCAGTACAGTGGCAAAGCGCAATGAAAAGCTGGTCAAGATAATGAACGCCGTTGCTGAAATGAAGCTTGGTGATTACAAAGACAATACAATCGACGCCTTCGGCGATGCCTATGAATTTTTGATGGGCATGTATGCCTCCAATGCCGGGAAGAGCGGCGGTGAGTATTTCACACCGCAGGAGGTATCTGAATTGCTCACCCGCCTTGCGTTAGTGGGGAAAACCGAGGTTAATAAGGTCTATGACCCTGCCTGCGGCTCAGGTTCCCTGCTGCTGAAGTCTGCTAAAATTCTTGGAAAAGAAAACGTTCGCCTGGGCTTTTTCGGGCAGGAAATCAACATCACCACCTACAACCTGTGCCGAATTAATATGTTCCTGCACGATATTGATTATGACAAGTTTGACATTGCTCTAGGCGACACACTGACCGACCCGCAGCACTGGGATGAAGAACCCTTCGAGGTCATTGTTTCTAATCCCCCCTATTCCATCAAATGGAAAGGCGATAGCGATCCTATTCTGATAAACGACCCGCGTTTTTCGCCGGCTGGGGTGCTTGCACCTAAATCAAAAGCAGACCTTGCATTTATTATGCACAGCCTTTCATGGCTGGCAACCAATGGTACAGCTGCAATCGTATGTTTCCCAGGTGTGATGTACCGCGGCGGTGCGGAGCAGAAAATCCGGCAGTACCTGATTGACAATAACTACATCGACTGCATCATCCAGCTGCCGGACAACCTGTTTTACGGCACGAGCATTGCCACCTGTATTATGATTCTGAAAAAGTCTAAGAATGATAACAGCACACTGTTCATCGACGCGTCCAAAGAATTCGTGAAGGTCACGAACAACAATAAGCTGACCCAGGAGAACATTGATCATATCCTGAAAGCTTATATAGAAAGAAAAAAAGATATACCCCATTTTTCAAGGCTTGTGCCAAACAGCAAAATCGCAGAGCAGGATTATAACCTTTCAGTTTCCACCTATGTGGAGCAGGATGACACGCGGGAGAAGATTGATATTGCCGCCTTAAATGCCGAGATAGAGCAAATAGTAGAGCGACAGCAGAAATTGAGAGAAGAAATTGATAAGATCATCGCGGAAATCGGGGTGAGAGAATGA
- a CDS encoding restriction endonuclease subunit S, whose amino-acid sequence MSKLDELIAELCPDGVEYKQLYQVLTIRNGKDYKGFAEGNIPVYGTGGIITHINKSIYNKPSVLIPRKGSLDKLYYVDVPFWTVDTIFYTEINFEIIEPKFVFYYLQTQHLEKLNTAGGVPSLTQAVLNKITIPLPPLPVQQEIVRILDNFTELTAELTAELTARKKQYEYYRDLLLTFDDKPEVKWMTLGEICKKVSSGGTPPTSNKEYYGGNVPWLRTQEVDFNYIYDTGVKITEAGVKNSSAKWIPENCVIVALYGATAAKVAINKIPLTTNQACCNLQVDETKALYRYVFHWLSSQYLKLKALGQGSQSNINAKTVKEYPIPVPPLEEQERIVAILDRFDALCNDLTSGLPAEIEARNKQYEYYRDKLLAFREATA is encoded by the coding sequence ATGAGCAAATTGGATGAGCTGATTGCTGAGTTGTGTCCGGATGGGGTGGAATATAAACAATTATATCAGGTCTTAACAATAAGAAACGGAAAAGATTACAAAGGTTTTGCAGAAGGAAATATTCCTGTTTACGGTACCGGTGGTATTATCACTCATATTAATAAATCAATATATAACAAACCATCTGTGCTTATTCCTCGAAAAGGATCTCTTGATAAATTGTATTATGTTGATGTTCCATTTTGGACAGTAGATACAATTTTTTATACTGAAATCAATTTTGAAATTATTGAACCAAAGTTTGTTTTCTATTATCTACAAACTCAACACCTGGAAAAACTTAATACTGCTGGAGGAGTACCAAGTTTAACACAAGCGGTTTTGAATAAAATTACTATCCCCCTCCCCCCGCTGCCTGTCCAGCAGGAAATCGTCCGTATTCTGGACAATTTCACGGAGCTTACAGCGGAGCTTACAGCGGAGCTTACAGCGAGGAAAAAACAGTATGAGTATTATAGGGATTTGCTGTTGACGTTTGATGATAAGCCTGAAGTTAAGTGGATGACGTTGGGAGAAATATGTAAAAAAGTATCTTCAGGAGGAACCCCACCCACATCAAATAAAGAGTATTATGGCGGAAACGTTCCATGGCTAAGAACCCAAGAGGTAGATTTTAATTACATTTACGATACAGGTGTAAAAATCACTGAAGCAGGAGTTAAAAACTCTTCTGCTAAATGGATACCTGAGAATTGTGTCATAGTTGCTTTATACGGAGCAACTGCCGCGAAAGTGGCGATTAACAAAATACCGCTTACTACAAATCAAGCTTGTTGCAATTTGCAAGTAGATGAAACAAAAGCCCTTTATCGCTATGTGTTTCATTGGTTGTCAAGTCAGTATCTTAAACTAAAGGCCTTGGGGCAGGGGTCACAGTCAAACATCAATGCAAAAACAGTGAAAGAATACCCTATCCCCGTTCCTCCCCTTGAAGAACAAGAACGCATTGTTGCCATCCTTGACCGCTTTGATGCTCTGTGTAACGACCTCACCAGCGGTCTGCCCGCCGAAATTGAAGCACGGAACAAGCAGTATGAGTATTACAGGGACAAACTATTAGCCTTCAGGGAGGCAACGGCATGA
- a CDS encoding helix-turn-helix domain-containing protein gives MTLDKILKNIRKELNLTQEQLARNLNVSFSTLNRWENRHATPSRLARMRLLDYCVKNSVSDEIISELERTK, from the coding sequence ATGACGCTCGATAAAATCTTGAAAAATATTCGAAAAGAACTAAACCTTACACAAGAGCAGCTTGCACGCAATTTAAATGTCAGCTTTTCCACGCTAAATCGCTGGGAGAACCGTCATGCCACTCCAAGCAGGCTGGCAAGAATGAGGCTGCTGGATTATTGCGTCAAAAACAGCGTATCTGATGAGATTATTTCTGAACTTGAACGCACGAAATAG
- a CDS encoding IS1634 family transposase, with protein MKLTISKSKNSTSLYVAKSIYVNGTRTSKIVEKLGTVAELEKKLNGQDPIEWAKKYIEELNKKEKEEKREVLVKYSPSKLINKGEQRSFNGGYLFLQKIYHELGLHKICREISDKYKFDFDLNSILSRLIYGRVIFPSSKLATYELSKKFIEQPNFDLHQIYRALEILAKETDFIQSSLYENSLKVSKRNTGILYYDCTNYFFEIEQEDGNKQYGPSKDHKPNPIIQMGLFMDGDGIPLAFSINKGNMNEQLTLKPLEKKIISDFELSKFIVCTDAGLASEDNRKFNSKDERAFITTQSIKKLKEHLKKWALAPDGWKLPGSDKTYDISKLDEMIDKAAPEDKSKIRAKVFYKERWIKEKGFEQRLIVTYSIKYRDYQRKIRNSQIERAQKAIENNPTKIKKCNANDYKRFITKTSCTADGEVAENEIYSIDSALIQKEEAFDGFYGVCTNLEDDVSEIIKVNHRRWEIEECFRIMKSEFKARPVYLSNDDRIEAHFITCFISLIIYRLLEKRLHEKFTCHEIIGELRDMNFKEIKGEGYEPIYTRTDFTDALHEAFGFRTDYQIVTTSMMKKIFKETKK; from the coding sequence TTGAAACTTACTATATCCAAATCCAAAAATTCTACTTCGCTGTATGTAGCTAAGTCAATATATGTTAACGGAACAAGAACTTCTAAGATTGTAGAAAAATTAGGGACAGTTGCTGAATTAGAAAAGAAATTGAATGGTCAAGACCCTATCGAATGGGCAAAAAAATACATTGAAGAACTCAATAAGAAAGAAAAAGAAGAGAAGCGAGAAGTACTCGTTAAATATTCTCCTTCAAAGCTTATAAACAAAGGCGAGCAGCGTTCTTTTAACGGAGGTTATCTTTTCTTGCAAAAAATATACCACGAGCTTGGACTACACAAGATTTGCAGGGAAATCTCAGATAAATATAAATTTGATTTCGACTTGAATTCAATACTTTCCAGATTAATATACGGAAGAGTTATTTTCCCATCCTCTAAACTTGCAACTTATGAGCTTTCTAAAAAGTTTATAGAACAGCCGAACTTTGATTTGCATCAAATATACAGGGCTCTTGAAATCCTTGCTAAAGAAACTGATTTTATTCAATCCTCATTATACGAAAACAGCCTGAAGGTTTCCAAAAGGAATACCGGTATTCTTTACTATGATTGCACCAATTACTTTTTTGAAATTGAACAGGAGGATGGCAACAAGCAATATGGTCCTTCTAAAGATCACAAACCCAATCCGATCATTCAAATGGGACTGTTTATGGACGGAGATGGAATCCCTCTGGCTTTCAGCATTAACAAAGGGAATATGAATGAACAACTGACTTTAAAGCCATTAGAAAAGAAAATTATTTCTGACTTTGAACTTTCTAAGTTTATTGTTTGCACAGATGCAGGCCTTGCTTCTGAAGATAATCGAAAGTTTAACAGCAAGGATGAGCGCGCTTTTATTACCACACAATCTATTAAAAAATTAAAGGAACATTTAAAAAAATGGGCTCTTGCTCCAGATGGCTGGAAACTCCCGGGCAGCGATAAAACCTATGATATTTCCAAACTTGATGAAATGATAGATAAAGCTGCTCCTGAAGATAAATCAAAAATACGGGCAAAAGTATTTTACAAGGAGCGCTGGATTAAAGAAAAAGGCTTTGAACAAAGGCTTATTGTAACCTACTCAATCAAATACAGGGATTATCAGCGTAAAATCCGCAACTCTCAAATAGAAAGAGCTCAAAAGGCAATAGAAAACAACCCGACAAAAATCAAGAAATGCAATGCTAACGATTACAAAAGGTTTATTACCAAAACAAGCTGTACTGCTGATGGAGAAGTTGCAGAAAACGAGATATACAGCATTGATTCTGCTCTAATCCAGAAGGAAGAAGCCTTTGATGGTTTTTATGGTGTTTGCACAAACCTTGAGGATGATGTATCTGAAATAATCAAGGTTAATCACAGGAGATGGGAGATTGAAGAATGCTTTAGAATTATGAAAAGCGAATTCAAAGCAAGACCTGTTTATTTAAGCAACGATGACAGGATAGAAGCACATTTTATCACTTGCTTTATATCGCTAATTATATATAGGTTGCTTGAAAAGAGACTCCATGAGAAATTCACCTGCCATGAGATTATTGGTGAATTAAGAGACATGAATTTCAAGGAGATTAAGGGTGAAGGCTATGAACCCATATATACAAGAACTGATTTTACCGATGCTTTACATGAAGCTTTTGGCTTTCGCACGGACTATCAGATTGTTACAACAAGCATGATGAAAAAAATTTTTAAAGAAACGAAAAAATAA